The Panicum virgatum strain AP13 chromosome 5K, P.virgatum_v5, whole genome shotgun sequence genome has a window encoding:
- the LOC120710332 gene encoding uncharacterized protein LOC120710332, whose product MGNLMAMKAEEVKLKKKRWEKDVMIEQRKLDIEERRLQWEQEQKIMFCDMSNMDEHQKAYLMAKRAQFAKAASASVGDTASVFNFVSENVLSLQSESALLNLFICLGVKRGWSLRMQRLMVQDGCFVEWRDMVADAARKGFAGEVSLQWNSYKILTDQMQQEWLGYLQKRRSMPRPRGNRQAPKTPELLLKFFTARSLIAEAEKAADALETAAAMSPFAQASLIEARKLVTEARVSLECVDHQGSPENASDDISEDSGLLDPDDKISPKQW is encoded by the exons ATGGGGAACCTGATGGCAATGAAGGCCGAGGAAGTGAAGTTGAAGAAGAAAAGGTGGGAAAAGGATGTGATGATCGAACAACGCAAGCTAGACATCGAGGAGCGGCGTCTACAATGGGAGCAAGAGCAGAAGATCATGTTCTGTGACATGAGCAACATGGACGAGCATCAAAAAGCTTACCTGATGGCCAAGAGAGCTCAGTTCGCTAAGGCAGCGAGTGCTAGTGTAGGTGACACTGCTAGT GTGTTCAA CTTTGTTTCAGAAAATGTATTGTCATTACAATCTGAATCTGCATTATTGAATCTGTTCATATGCTTGGGGGTGAAGCGAGGCTGGAGTTTGCGTATGCAGAGATTAATGGTGCAGGATGGCTGCTTTGTGGAGTGGAGGGACATGGTAGCTGATGCAGCTAGAAAAGGCTTTGCTGGTGAGGTTAGCCTCCAATGGAATTCATATAAAATCTTGACTGACCAAATGCAGCAAGAGTGGTTGGGGTATCTCCAAAAAAGGAGATCAATGCCAAGGCCAAGAGGTAACAGACAAGCACCAAAAACTCCTGA ACTGCTGCTTAAATTCTTTACTGCAAGATCACTGATTGCAGAAGCAGAAAAGGCTGCTGATGCCCTGGAAACTGCTGCAGCAATGAGCCCTTTTGCTCAAGCATCACTTATAGAAGCTAGAAAGCTTGTTACAGAGGCAAGAGTATCACTTGAATGTGTTGATCATCAAGGGTCTCCAGAAAATGCTTCTGATGATATTTCAGAGGACTCAGGTTTATTGGACCCTGATGATAAAATTTCCCCCAAGCAATGGTAA